One genomic region from Cucumis melo cultivar AY chromosome 9, USDA_Cmelo_AY_1.0, whole genome shotgun sequence encodes:
- the LOC103482743 gene encoding lysine-specific demethylase JMJ17 isoform X5, whose amino-acid sequence MRNSLPDLFDAQPDLLFQLVTMLNPSVLQQNGVPVYTVQQEPGNFVVTFPRSFHGGFNLGLNCAEAVNFAPADWMPYGGFGEELYQLYHKPAVFSHEELICVIAKTDCSDRVSPYLKKELLRIYSKEKSWREQLWKNGVIRSSPLPSRKCPEYISTEEDPTCVICKKYLYLSAISCRCRRSAFVCLEHWQHLCECKYSRRRLLYRYTLAELYDLIGIIDRCGSGDTTKSKDFRQAGLCYTERCTLTKKVKGGRVTLSQLAEKWLLHSKKVLQDPFSNEACVKALREAEQFLWAGHEMDHVRDVVRNLDETQKWVQGIGDSLSKIEAWSCDHSGSSEKICLDHVNNLLSLPSISCNHPGYLKLKDHVEEAKILIQDIDNALSTCPDKLSLQVSEWEILYSRVCSFPIHIEESEKLSENISIAKSCIESVREILEKQPTALELEVLYKLKSKILELGIQLPETEMVLDLTRQAELHRSRCAEIINGPMNLKTVELFLQESNGFAVNIPELKLIRQYHDDVVKWHARLNAVLVNVHEREDQHTVIEELNCILRDGLSLTIKVDDVPIVEVELKKASAREKAQKLQVTKVTMEFLQKLMNEAVELEIDKEKLFADIRGVLDSAMSWEKRAMNFLAHGAELSDFEEIIRSSEGLCVILPSLHDVKNEVSLAKSWLNISKPFLESVLPSPSAPRSQLNIETLKELVSQSKFHKVALEESRVLAAVLRKCEDWKDGANSLLQEIDNLWNVDDIGDGLSNCLILKIKQLVDRINAIITAGISLGYDFCEISRLQSACSTLMWCNKVLSLCDAIPSYQDVESLMKVEEDTSCFFVSGVLWSLLLEGVKWLKQALEVIPGTCNSKQRKLSDAEELLSNSESIRINFSAMKGQLVNAIQKHKLWQEEVRQFFIMERAERSWALLLKLKEEGDIVAFNCSERNLIFSEAEKIERWKKQMEEIMKTSFGDGNSLLGCLGEIKKSLDRALYIYEKPLLYAGQNLCVCCSSGSQDQHLFACSVCEESYHLQCLGKAREKASNTDVFICPYCYSSRGALSIDKSGGPLRYLANRPELEMLTKLNSDAVNFCVWLEEEDVLKQLIEQALVCKSHLAEALDFSSRCNDKDFSVACKRLTVVLKAMDVAGINDHEGKRGLEMELLRNSWRFRVKEALEGSEKPTMQQVLELLEEGSVISILPEDCYRRKLSEVKIVCSKWRSLARKISADCGALELEKVFELIEEGENLPAYLERELKLLRNRSMLYCICRKPNDRRPMLACDICEEWYHFDCVKIKSTPKVYICPACKPQVDNKMLIQLSTEYESETGAKFVEPKTPSPQHTKRRSKPKKTKRNLVRSVTDCYREFRSSSGMECLWWQNRKPFRRVTRRRAEFGSLSPFSLIKQ is encoded by the exons AGCTTATCTGTGTGATAGCAAAG ACGGACTGCAGTGACCGAGTGTCTCCTTACCTAAAGAAAGAGCTACTTAGGATTTATTCTAAGGAGAAAAGTTGGAGGGAACAACTTTGGAAAAATGGTGTAATAAGATCTTCTCCATTGCCTTCTCGAAAGTGTCCTGAATATATTAGTACGGAGGAG GATCCAACATGCGTTATATGTAAGAAGTACCTTTATCTTTCAGCTATAAGTTGCCGCTGTAGGAGATCTGCTTTTGTATGTTTGGAG CACTGGCAACACCTTTGTGAATGCAAGTACAGCAGGCGGCGTCTTTTGTATCGTTATACACTCGCTGAACTATATGATTTGATTGGTATAATTGATAGATGTGGTTCTGGGGATACAACAAAAAGTAAGGATTTTCGACAAGCAGGCTTATGCTACACTGAACGATGTACTTTGACAAAAAAG GTGAAAGGTGGTCGTGTCACTCTGTCTCAACTTGCAGAAAAATGGTTACTGCATTCAAAAAAGGTTCTTCAAGATCCATTCTCAAATGAGGCATGTGTTAAGGCTTTGAGAGAAGCCGAGCAATTTCTTTGGGCTGGTCATGAAATGGATCAC GTCCGTGATGTTGTAAGAAACTTGGATGAAACTCAAAAGTGGGTTCAAGGCATTGGAGATTCCCTTTCTAAAATCGAAGCGTGGTCATGTGATCATTCTGGAAGTTCTGAGAAAATTTGCTTGGATCATGTAAACAATTTGTTGAGTCTACCCTCAATATCGTGTAACCATCCTGGGTATCTTAAGTTGAAG GATCATGTTGAAGAAGCAAAGATTTTGATACAAGATATTGATAACGCCTTATCAACATGCCCCGAT AAACTCTCACTTCAGGTTTCTGAATGGGAAATTTTGTACTCAAGAGTGTGTTCCTTTCCAATCCATATAGAAGAAAGTGAGAAGTTATCAGAAAACATATCAATAGCGAAG TCTTGCATAGAAAGTGTCAGagaaattttggaaaaacaGCCTACTGCTCTTGAGCTTGAGGTTCTTTACAAGTTGAAGTCTAAG ATCTTGGAACTCGGAATCCAGCTTCCGGAGACAGAAATGGTGCTGGATTTAACAAGGCAAGCTGAACTACATCGTTCTAGATGTGCAGAAATTATTAATGGTCCCATGAACTTGAAG ACTGTCGAACTATTCCTTCAAGAATCTAACGGTTTTGCTGTTAATATACCTGAACTGAAACTAATAAGACAGTATCATGATGATGTTGTCAAATGGCATGCTCGTCTTAATGCTGTTCTGGTTAATGTTCATGAACGGGAGGATCAACATACTGTAATAGAAGAATTAAATTGCATCCTGAGAGATGGATTATCATTGACAATAAAAG TTGATGATGTACCTATAGTTGAGGTTGAGTTGAAGAAGGCTTCTGCCAGGGAAAAAGCTCAAAAG TTACAGGTTACCAAGGTTACCATGGAATTCCTACAGAAATTGATGAATGAGGCTGTAGA GTTAGAAATTGATAAGGAAAAATTGTTTGCTGATATTCGTGGAGTTCTCGATTCAGCAATGAGTTGGGAAAAGAGAGCTATGAATTTTCTAGCGCATGGGGCTGAGTTATCTGATTTTGAAGAGATTATAAG GTCTTCTGAAGGTTTATGTGTTATTCTACCTTCGCTTCATGATGTCAAGAATGAAGTATCCCTGGCCAAGTCTTGGCTAAATATTTCAAAACCTTTCTTAGAGTCTGTTCTCCCTTCGCCATCTGCACCAAGATCGCAGCTCAACATTGAAACACTAAAG GAGTTGGTTTCTCAGTCAAAATTCCATAAGGTCGCTTTGGAAGAAAGCAGAGTGCTTGCTGCGGTCCTGAGAAAATGCGAGGATTGGAAAGATGGAGCAAACTCTTTATTGCAAGAAATTGATAATCTTTGGAATGTGGATGATATAGGGGATGGACTGAGCAATTGTCTTATTCTTAAGATTAAACAATTAGTTGATAGAATCAATGCTATTATTACAGCCGGTATATCTCTTGGTTATGACTTCTGTGAGATTTCCCGACTTCAAAGTGCTTGTTCTACACTCATGTGGTGCAATAAAGTTCTTTCTCTTTGCGATGCTATTCCTTCTTATCAG GATGTTGAGAGCTTGATGAAGGTTGAAGAGGATACTTCTTGTTTTTTTGTCTCTGGTGTTTTGTGGAGCTTATTGCTGGAAGGCGTCAAATGGCTGAAACAAGCCTTAGAGGTGATTCCTGGAACGTGCAATTCTAAACAAAGAAAGTTGAGCGATGCTGAGGAATTGCTTTCCAACTCTGAG AGCATCAGAATCAACTTCTCAGCCATGAAAGGTCAACTTGTAAATGCTATTCAGAAGCACAA GTTGTGGCAGGAAGAAGTACGCCAATTTTTCATTATGGAGCGTGCTGAACGGTCGTGGGCTCTGTTATTAAAACTTAAG GAAGAAGGAGACATTGTTGCCTTCAATTGTTCAGAGCGAAATTTAATCTTTTCCGAAGCTGAAAAGATTGAAAGGTGGAAGAAACAAATGGAGGAAATCATGAAGACGTCTTTTGGGGATGGAAATTCTCTGCTCGGTTGTCTAGGAGAG ATAAAGAAATCACTGGATAGAGCCCTATACATATATGAGAAACCGTTGCTCTACGCCGGTCAGAACTTATGTGTTTGTTGCTCTAGCGGTTCACAGGACCAGCATCTTTTTGCTTGCTCAGTATGTGAAGAAAG CTACCATTTGCAGTGCCTAGGGAAAGCAAGAGAAAAAGCAAGCAATACCGATGTCTTTATATGCCCTTATTGCTATAGCTCGAGGGGTGCACTATCAATTGATAAAAGTGGAGGTCCCTTG AGATATTTAGCAAATCGTCCTGAACTAGAAATGCTCACTAAGCTTAATTCTGATGCTGTGAACTTCTGTGTCTG GTTGGAAGAGGAGGATGTATTAAAGCAACTGATAGAGCAGGCTTTAGTATGCAAATCTCACTTGGCAGAAGCCTTGGACTTCTCATCACGTTGTAATGATAAAGATTTTAGTGTTGCTTGCAAGAGGTTAACTGTAGTGTTAAAG GCTATGGACGTTGCAGGCATTAACGATCATGAAGGTAAGCGTGGCCTTGAAATGGAACTATTGAGGAACTCGTGGAGATTTAGAGTCAAGGAAGCTCTTGAAGGTTCTGAAAAACCAACAATGCAACAGGTCCTGGAGCTTCTCGAAGAG GGATCTGTGATAAGCATTCTGCCGGAAGATTGCTACAGACGGAAGCTTTCGGAAGTGAAGATTGTTTGCTCAAAGTGGAGAAGTCTTGCAAGGAAG ATTTCAGCCGACTGTGGGGCCCTTGAATTGGAGAAAGTTTTTGAATTGATCGAAGAGGGTGAAAATTTACCTGCATACCTTGAGAGGGAGCTCAAG TTATTAAGAAATCGAAGTATGCTTTATTGCATTTGCCGCAAGCCAAATGATCGCAGGCCAATGCTTGCTTGTGATATTTGTGAAGAATGGTATCACTTTGATTGTGTCAAGATAAAGTCTACTCCCAAGGTATACATTTGCCCTGCTTGCAAACCGCAAGTTGACAATAAAATGTTGATTCAGCTATCTACGGAATATGAAAG TGAAACTGGTGCAAAATTCGTGGAGCCAAAGACCCCTTCTCCTCAACACACGAAGCGGAGATCGAAACCGAAGAAAACAAAGCGAAACTTAGTTCGAAGTGTGACGGATTGCTATAGAGAATTCAGGTCCTCAAGTGGAATGGAATGCTTATGGTGGCAAAATAGGAAGCCTTTTAGGAGAGTAACCAGAAGGAGAGCAGAATTTGGAAGTCTTTCTCCATTTTCCCTCATAAAACAATAA
- the LOC103482742 gene encoding uncharacterized protein LOC103482742: MKYVKPSILFRDLLKRDELKHSRLLGLDVGDKYVGLAVSDPDNKIASPLSVLLRKKNTMDLMAEDFQKLISEFSLAGFIVGYPFDRLRKNTEAIQVKIFIDDLCKTGKLEGVKYTFWDEGFTSKNVEQMIKPLNLLPAVSKTMLDKFAAVGILQGYLDYFNRRPELSET, from the exons ATGAAGTATGTGAAGCCGTCGATACTTTTTCGTGATTTGTTGAAGAGAGATGAACTTAAACATAGCCGTTTGCTTGGTTTGGATGTTGGTGATAAGTATGTTGGTTTAGCCGTATCTGACCCAGATAATAAAATCGCTTCCCCTCTTAG TGTTTTGTTAAGGAAGAAGAACACAATGGATTTGATGGCTGAGGATTTTCAGAAATTG ATCTCTGAATTTTCCCTGGCGGGGTTCATTGTTGGGTACCCTTTCGATAGACTACGGAAAAACACGGAA GCTATCCAAGTGAAAATCTTCATCGATGACCTTTGCAAAACTGGAAAACTTGAAGGCGTAAAATATACTTTTTGGGATGAGGGCTTTACATCAAAG AATGTGGAACAAATGATAAAGCCATTAAACCTGCTCCCCGCTGTGTCAAAGACAATGCTGGACAAATTTGCTGCTGTTGGAATACTTCAG GGTTACTTGGATTATTTTAACAGAAGACCGGAATTGAGCGAGACGTAG